A region of Oceanicoccus sp. KOV_DT_Chl DNA encodes the following proteins:
- a CDS encoding DUF4136 domain-containing protein — protein sequence MLQILKTVFLVMLIAACANGPELNYDYLLDRDYSLLKTYRWYDDVYSSKEAEYRSYNASDKRVRTYIDRELIAKGYRLLNEGKSDFLINYHISKQERYSNSQFNDYYDRGMHGAVSTGTMGTAVAVGYSSGNNEPRTYKEGTVVIDILATADNKIIWRGIAEGRLPKELSQAKRNHIANELAKEMLAEFPPK from the coding sequence ATGTTGCAAATTTTGAAAACTGTTTTTTTAGTCATGTTGATTGCTGCTTGTGCTAATGGTCCAGAATTGAATTATGATTATTTGTTGGATAGAGATTATTCTTTGCTAAAAACCTACCGTTGGTATGATGATGTGTATAGCTCCAAAGAGGCCGAGTATCGGAGTTATAATGCTTCAGACAAACGTGTCCGAACTTATATTGATCGTGAGTTAATTGCTAAAGGTTACCGCCTATTGAATGAAGGTAAAAGTGACTTTTTAATTAATTACCATATTTCAAAACAAGAGCGATATTCGAATAGTCAATTTAATGATTATTATGATAGAGGGATGCATGGTGCCGTGTCGACCGGCACCATGGGAACTGCAGTTGCTGTGGGCTATAGTAGCGGTAATAATGAGCCTCGTACTTATAAAGAGGGCACCGTGGTGATTGATATTCTAGCCACTGCTGATAATAAAATTATTTGGCGTGGTATTGCCGAGGGTAGATTACCTAAAGAACTATCCCAGGCTAAACGCAATCATATAGCGAATGAGCTCGCTAAAGAAATGCTAGCGGAGTTTCCGCCTAAGTAG
- a CDS encoding tetratricopeptide repeat protein, producing MKSPKQALAENEHYTPLLLNPGTIAYFDSYINHSQPAEFRARMLHQVLLSPAFLGIEYFATDTLTAEHVLQQKSANCLGFANAYIALARHYGLKAHFQIVEKYPQWDRNGAMVSMNIHVNSVIDLSTNKRLVVEINSSRLQGTIQATTIGDKQAAGLFYNNLAMSALANGEHYKAYRLLTKAIALFPQKASFWSNLGATYKANQQLIEAEKSYLTAIAIDPFAYAAINNLATLYDQQGQTDNAEIFLTRLGKLRQKNPYYFYSLAKEAELSSDYLLAKKLVLKAINLKADEPLFEDFLARILLQEDLLAIN from the coding sequence ATGAAAAGTCCAAAACAAGCCCTTGCCGAGAATGAACATTACACTCCACTGTTACTAAACCCGGGTACTATCGCGTATTTTGATAGCTATATTAACCACTCCCAACCGGCAGAATTTAGGGCGCGAATGCTCCATCAAGTATTACTTAGCCCTGCCTTCCTTGGCATTGAATACTTTGCTACTGACACCCTCACTGCTGAACACGTGCTTCAACAAAAAAGTGCTAACTGCCTTGGCTTTGCCAATGCCTATATCGCACTCGCCAGGCATTATGGATTAAAAGCCCACTTTCAAATAGTAGAAAAATATCCGCAGTGGGACCGAAACGGTGCGATGGTATCAATGAACATTCATGTTAATTCTGTTATCGATTTATCTACCAATAAACGTCTTGTGGTTGAAATCAATAGCAGCCGGTTACAAGGAACTATTCAAGCAACAACCATTGGCGACAAGCAAGCTGCCGGTTTATTTTATAACAACCTGGCTATGTCAGCCCTAGCTAATGGCGAACACTATAAAGCCTATCGACTGTTAACTAAGGCAATTGCACTATTTCCGCAAAAAGCCAGCTTTTGGTCTAACTTAGGCGCGACCTATAAAGCCAACCAGCAATTAATTGAAGCCGAAAAAAGCTATTTAACGGCTATAGCCATTGATCCGTTCGCCTATGCGGCAATCAATAATCTAGCCACACTGTATGACCAGCAGGGTCAGACGGATAATGCCGAGATTTTCTTAACCAGGTTAGGAAAACTCCGCCAAAAAAATCCTTATTATTTTTATTCTTTGGCTAAGGAGGCAGAACTGTCGAGCGACTATTTACTAGCGAAAAAGTTAGTACTAAAAGCCATAAATCTAAAGGCTGATGAACCCTTATTTGAGGATTTTTTAGCGAGAATTTTACTTCAAGAAGATCTATTAGCCATTAATTAA
- a CDS encoding DUF805 domain-containing protein, translated as MNWYLEVLKKYAQFSGRARRKEYWNFVLFNLIFSIVLTFIDGLTGSLSPETGLGLLSGLYALAVLIPSIAVGIRRLHDTGRSGWWILIALVPLIGALILLVFMLLDSEADNEYGASPKLAD; from the coding sequence ATGAACTGGTATCTTGAAGTATTAAAAAAATATGCACAATTCAGTGGCCGAGCTCGTCGAAAGGAGTACTGGAACTTTGTACTGTTTAACTTGATCTTTAGTATCGTACTAACTTTTATCGATGGTTTAACTGGCAGCCTAAGCCCTGAAACCGGGCTAGGCTTATTAAGCGGGCTTTATGCACTGGCAGTGCTCATACCCTCTATAGCCGTCGGTATCAGAAGGCTGCACGATACAGGTCGCAGCGGCTGGTGGATTCTAATTGCCTTAGTTCCCTTAATAGGCGCACTGATATTACTCGTCTTTATGCTGCTCGACAGCGAGGCTGATAATGAATACGGCGCTTCACCGAAACTCGCAGACTAA
- a CDS encoding DUF2238 domain-containing protein, with amino-acid sequence MRALWIIIFTVFLVWSGINPKDQFTWLLEVTPALIAVILLAISFQSFKLTPILYSLVLLHCIVLMIGGHYTYAEVPFFDGLFGAERNNYDKVGHFFQGFVPALVAREILLRRQVVNGSIWMGFIIISICLAFSAFYELIEWWVALATGENAEAFLGTQGYIWDTQSDMAMALLGTICSLLMLSRLHDNQLKNSLSGN; translated from the coding sequence ATTAGAGCCCTGTGGATAATAATATTTACTGTCTTTTTAGTTTGGTCAGGTATCAACCCCAAAGATCAGTTCACCTGGCTTCTTGAAGTTACTCCTGCACTGATCGCTGTAATCCTGCTTGCTATAAGCTTTCAATCGTTCAAACTAACACCCATACTTTATAGCCTGGTGTTATTACACTGCATTGTGCTCATGATAGGCGGCCATTACACCTATGCCGAAGTGCCTTTTTTTGATGGTTTGTTTGGCGCCGAAAGAAACAACTACGATAAAGTCGGCCATTTTTTTCAAGGCTTTGTGCCCGCACTCGTGGCACGTGAAATATTACTCCGCCGTCAGGTAGTGAATGGCAGCATCTGGATGGGATTTATTATCATATCTATTTGTTTAGCCTTTAGTGCCTTTTACGAGCTAATTGAATGGTGGGTGGCGCTTGCCACCGGCGAAAACGCCGAAGCGTTTTTAGGCACGCAAGGTTATATTTGGGATACGCAATCGGATATGGCGATGGCATTGTTAGGCACCATCTGCTCACTGCTTATGCTATCCCGTCTTCACGATAATCAGCTTAAAAATTCACTCTCAGGTAATTAA
- a CDS encoding RDD family protein has product MVESAAPTYAGFWIRLAATIADTFILLAFTAPILYLIYGEAYLAENAPPVLGYIDIFISWVLPIVATLLFWRYRAGTPGKLIFHLAVVDASSGQKLTALQSLIRYFAYIISALPFGIGFFWVIWDRKKQAWHDKLAKSVVIKNN; this is encoded by the coding sequence ATGGTGGAGTCTGCAGCCCCTACTTATGCAGGCTTCTGGATCAGACTTGCTGCAACCATAGCTGATACATTTATTCTGTTGGCCTTCACCGCACCGATACTGTATCTTATTTATGGCGAAGCCTATTTAGCAGAAAACGCCCCACCTGTATTAGGTTATATTGACATTTTCATAAGCTGGGTACTGCCAATTGTTGCCACTCTTTTATTCTGGCGCTACCGCGCAGGAACACCCGGGAAACTAATCTTCCACCTCGCCGTTGTTGACGCTAGCAGCGGTCAAAAATTGACAGCATTACAATCCCTTATCCGATACTTCGCCTATATTATTTCTGCCTTACCTTTTGGCATTGGTTTTTTTTGGGTGATCTGGGATAGAAAAAAACAAGCGTGGCATGACAAGCTAGCAAAAAGTGTTGTCATTAAAAATAACTAA
- a CDS encoding shikimate kinase → MKKILIFGNSGSGKSTLAKKLCQTEALAHLDLDTLAWMPTIPPLRKPIIESEKAILDFIRMHKNWVIEGCYSDLLTIALPSSTEIIFMNLPIKTCIENAKSRPWEPHKYQSKEEQDNNLPMLIEWISQYAERSDTFSQASHEQLYQQYSGSKKMLTQNNCIFELL, encoded by the coding sequence TTGAAAAAAATTTTAATATTTGGAAATTCCGGATCTGGTAAATCCACCCTTGCAAAAAAGCTTTGTCAAACCGAAGCTCTGGCACATCTTGATCTTGATACGCTAGCCTGGATGCCAACTATACCGCCGCTAAGAAAACCAATAATAGAATCTGAAAAAGCAATTTTGGACTTTATTCGTATGCACAAAAACTGGGTTATCGAGGGCTGTTACTCTGACTTACTGACTATAGCGCTGCCGTCTTCTACAGAAATTATATTTATGAACCTCCCCATTAAAACCTGCATTGAAAATGCCAAATCTCGTCCCTGGGAGCCGCACAAGTATCAATCCAAAGAAGAACAAGATAATAATCTGCCCATGCTGATAGAGTGGATCTCACAATACGCAGAAAGAAGTGATACTTTCTCCCAAGCCTCACATGAGCAACTTTATCAACAATACTCCGGCAGCAAAAAAATGCTGACGCAGAACAACTGCATTTTTGAACTACTATAA
- a CDS encoding DUF6010 family protein codes for MITAIFLLLGVIAATPLLVLSSRLNYKSMQDLLGLCLVIAAVIYLIFSLIWGNVSWFFIELSGVAIYATFYWLANKHSVIWLAVGWLLHPLWDVGLHLFGAGGAIAPAAYVVACMAFDIIIAWYIFYRIKLERPNN; via the coding sequence ATGATTACCGCTATTTTTCTTCTGCTTGGCGTTATTGCCGCTACACCACTACTGGTTTTATCCAGCAGATTAAACTACAAATCTATGCAAGACCTGTTGGGATTGTGCCTAGTGATCGCTGCCGTTATTTATCTTATTTTTTCGCTGATTTGGGGGAATGTTAGTTGGTTTTTTATCGAGCTTTCTGGCGTTGCTATTTATGCCACGTTTTACTGGCTTGCAAATAAACACTCTGTCATTTGGCTGGCAGTAGGCTGGCTTTTACATCCGCTATGGGACGTCGGGCTTCATCTTTTTGGAGCCGGTGGAGCTATTGCACCAGCAGCTTATGTGGTTGCTTGCATGGCATTTGATATAATCATAGCCTGGTATATTTTTTATCGCATAAAATTAGAACGGCCCAACAACTAG
- a CDS encoding glyoxalase superfamily protein — protein MNFGYPIPIFRSFDEKKAKEFYIEFLEFKLDWEHRFEAGLPLYMQISKGGCVIHVTEHHGDSSPGSSIRVEIDELDAFHQHLYNKQYEYSRPEIKEQPWGRDMSIADPFGNKVIFSQLS, from the coding sequence ATGAACTTTGGATACCCAATTCCTATATTTCGCTCTTTCGACGAAAAAAAGGCTAAAGAATTTTATATAGAATTTCTTGAGTTCAAGTTGGACTGGGAACATCGATTCGAAGCAGGATTACCGCTGTATATGCAAATTTCAAAAGGCGGCTGCGTCATCCATGTTACCGAACACCATGGCGACAGTAGCCCAGGCTCATCTATCAGAGTAGAAATCGATGAACTTGATGCCTTTCATCAACACCTATATAACAAGCAATATGAATATTCCCGGCCAGAGATAAAAGAACAGCCCTGGGGTAGAGATATGTCCATTGCCGACCCGTTTGGCAATAAGGTTATTTTTAGTCAGCTCTCCTAA